From Bifidobacteriaceae bacterium:
CAGCCGCCGAGGAGGACGCCGTTCCTCCGCGGTGAAGTGGGAATCATTCGGTGGCGACGGCCGGGCGGCGCTAGCGGAAGACCACGGTCCGGGTGCCGTTGATCAGGACGCGGTGTTCGGCGTGCCAGCGGACTGCTCGCGCGAGGGCCCGGCGCTCCACGTCTTCACCCAGGTGCCCCAGGTCCTCGACGCTGATCGAGTGGTCGACCCGCTCGACGTCCTGCTCAATGATCGGGCCCTCGTCCAGTGCGGCGGTGACGTAGTGGGCTGTGGCCCCGATCAGTTTGACGCCGCGGGCGTAGGCCTGGGCGTAGGGGCGGGCCCCCTTGAAGGAGGGCAGGAACGAATGGTGGATGTTGATCGCCCGGCCGGCCAGGAAGTCGCAGAGGTCGTTGCTCAGGATCTGCATGTAGCGGGCCAGCACCACCAACTCCACGTCTAGGCTGACCACCAGGTCTTTCAGTTGGGCCTCCGCTTGGACCTTGGTGTCCTTGGCGACTGGCACGTGGTGGAACGCCAGGCCGTAGAAGTCGGCCACCGGCTTCAACTCGAGGTGGTTGGAAACCACCGCCACGATCTCAATGGGCAGGCGCTCCTGCTGGCGGCGGTAGGCCAAATCGATCAGGCAGTGGGCGGCCTTGGAGACCATCACGATGGTGCGCACGGGGCGCCCCACGACGTCCAAACGCCAGTCCATGGCGAATCGCTCGGCCACCGGCAGAATCACCGCGTCGAGCACGCGCCGGTCGACCGGCGCCTGAACCTGGACGCGCATGAAAAACCGCCCCGACTCCGAGTCCCCGTATTGCTGCGATTCGGTGATGTTGCCGCCGATCGCCGCCAACGCCCCGGAGACGGCATGCACAATGCCGGGCCTGTCCGGGCAGGACAGGGTCAGCACCCAATGGGCGCCTTGGCCGTCCGGCGAATCGCCGGGGGCCGGGGCCGGGGGAGCGGTCCGCGAATCGCGGGGGGAAGCCGAGTCTGAGGTTGCCACGGTCCCCAATGCTATTGCCCTGGGGCGCCGGGCGCCCGCCGCGCGTTCGCGCGCGGGGTAGGCCGCCCGCCAAGCCGCCAGTGCCGTCCGCGTGGTTTCACGGGTTCCCCCGAGGGCCCCCAGGTCCCCAAGCCGCCGATGCCGTCCGGCCCAGTCGCGCGGGTTCCCGTCAGCCAGCCCGTCTCTTCGCCCGCCTGCGGGTTCCCGCCCCGTCTGCGGGCGCGGATTGGCACCCGGGCGGCAACACCCCCAAGTACCGAAGTCGGGTGTGGGACAATGCCCTTCGTGTCTGAATCAGTCTCACCCCTTGACCAAGCCGGGCTGGACCGGCTGGCGGGCCAAGCCACTCAGGCGGCGGCGGGGGCCGCCAACCTGGAGGACCTGGGCCGGCTGCGCCGCCAGTGGACGGGCGACCAAAGCGCCATGGCCCAGGCCAACCGGTCCATCAAAGAACTCCCAGGGCCGGACCGGGCCCAGGCGGGCAAGAACATGGGCGCGGTCAAGAAGGCCGTTTTCGCAGCGTTCGACCAGCGCCGGGAGACGCTGGAACGCGCGGCGGCGGCGGACCAACTGGGCAAAGAGACGGTCGACGTCACCCTGCCGACCGAGCGCCGCACGCCGGGCGCCCGCCATCCGCTGGAACTGACCCAGGAGCGCATCGCCGACATTTTCACGGCCATGGGCTGGACCATCGCCGAAGGGCCGGAACTTGAGGCGGAATGGTTCAACTTCGACGCCCTCAACTTCGGCCCGGACCACCCGGCCCGCCAAATGCAGGACACCTTCTTCATAGACCCGCCGGGAAGCGGCCTGGTCATGCGCACGCACACCAGCCCGGTCCAGGCCCGCGTGCTGCTCAGCCGCGGCGCGCCCTGCTATGTGGCGGTCCCGGGCAAGGTCTTCCGCACGGACGAGTTGGACGCCACCCACACGCCGG
This genomic window contains:
- the pheS gene encoding phenylalanine--tRNA ligase subunit alpha; the protein is MPFVSESVSPLDQAGLDRLAGQATQAAAGAANLEDLGRLRRQWTGDQSAMAQANRSIKELPGPDRAQAGKNMGAVKKAVFAAFDQRRETLERAAAADQLGKETVDVTLPTERRTPGARHPLELTQERIADIFTAMGWTIAEGPELEAEWFNFDALNFGPDHPARQMQDTFFIDPPGSGLVMRTHTSPVQARVLLSRGAPCYVAVPGKVFRTDELDATHTPVFHQVEGLAVDKNLTMADLRGTLDHLADAMFGEGVTTRLRPSFFPFTEPSAEMDLLCFACRGADPTCRTCGGSGWIEWGGCGMVDPNVLVACGVDPTEYQGFAFGMGIERTLMFRNGVKDMRDMVEGDIRFSLNYGVEI
- the purU gene encoding formyltetrahydrofolate deformylase, which produces MATSDSASPRDSRTAPPAPAPGDSPDGQGAHWVLTLSCPDRPGIVHAVSGALAAIGGNITESQQYGDSESGRFFMRVQVQAPVDRRVLDAVILPVAERFAMDWRLDVVGRPVRTIVMVSKAAHCLIDLAYRRQQERLPIEIVAVVSNHLELKPVADFYGLAFHHVPVAKDTKVQAEAQLKDLVVSLDVELVVLARYMQILSNDLCDFLAGRAINIHHSFLPSFKGARPYAQAYARGVKLIGATAHYVTAALDEGPIIEQDVERVDHSISVEDLGHLGEDVERRALARAVRWHAEHRVLINGTRTVVFR